A stretch of the Tannerella serpentiformis genome encodes the following:
- the dtd gene encoding D-aminoacyl-tRNA deacylase, protein MRTIVQRVREASVVVDAKCVAEIGQGMLLLVGFEDADTPDDLEWTAQKVANLRIFDDAEGVMNRSVKDVEGELLVVSQFTLYASVKKGNRPSYIRASKPDIAIPLYESFCETMSQYLGKRVKTGIFGADMKVSLVNDGPVTIVIDTKHKE, encoded by the coding sequence ATGAGAACCATAGTGCAACGCGTACGAGAGGCCTCCGTGGTCGTAGACGCAAAGTGTGTGGCTGAGATAGGGCAGGGGATGCTGCTTTTGGTGGGTTTCGAGGATGCGGACACGCCGGACGACTTGGAGTGGACGGCCCAAAAGGTGGCCAACCTGCGCATTTTCGACGACGCAGAGGGCGTGATGAATCGCTCCGTGAAGGATGTGGAGGGCGAGCTGCTCGTCGTTAGTCAGTTCACGCTTTACGCCTCTGTAAAGAAGGGCAATCGGCCCTCGTATATCCGCGCCTCGAAGCCGGATATTGCCATTCCGCTCTATGAATCGTTTTGCGAAACGATGAGCCAATACTTGGGAAAACGGGTAAAGACGGGCATCTTCGGCGCCGATATGAAGGTGTCGCTTGTGAACGACGGCCCCGTGACGATTGTTATAGACACGAAGCATAAGGAATGA
- the uvrC gene encoding excinuclease ABC subunit UvrC — MNDRLNYITSLLSTIPEKPGCYQYYDAKGTVIYVGKAKNLRKRISSYFQKEHENRKTRVLVKQIYDLRYIVVDSEADALLLENNLIKQYRPRYNVLLKDDKTYPSIVIKNEPFPRIFQTRNIIRDGSLYYGPYSSVHFIRTLLHLIKELYPIRNCKHALTPEAIHAGKYKVCLQYHIKRCKAPCVGMQLAEEYNRNIADIKEILKGNSSKVSELLLERMKVLAEEMRFEEAQEVKRQYDLVESFRLKSTVVPMLHNVDVFSLDENETSFFINYMHVGSGAIVQVYTIEYQKKLDDEQKEYVLGLGIVEMRERFRSHANEIIVPFIPEGVFPEGISFTVPQRGDKRKLLELSLQNAKQYKVDKLKRSEKFNPEQRATRLLTTIQKDLHLPVLPMQIECFDNSNIQGTNPVAACVVFKKAKPSKKDYRHFHIKTVVGPDDFASMREIVTRRYTRLLEEKAPLPQLIIIDGGKGQLNAATEVLRELNLLGKITIVGLAKRLEEIFYPGDPFPLVLDKTSETLKVIQHLRDEAHRFGITFHRHMRSKGQIVSELDTIKGIGEKTKEALLKKYKSVKRIREAPSAELEELIGKKKAALVAEGLGMEVR; from the coding sequence ATGAACGATCGATTGAATTACATCACATCCCTACTCTCCACCATACCCGAGAAGCCCGGATGCTATCAGTATTACGACGCGAAGGGTACGGTGATCTATGTGGGTAAGGCTAAGAATCTACGCAAGCGTATCTCCTCGTACTTCCAAAAGGAGCACGAGAACAGGAAGACGCGCGTGTTGGTGAAGCAGATCTACGACCTTCGATACATCGTTGTCGATTCGGAGGCGGATGCGTTACTGTTAGAGAATAACCTAATCAAGCAGTATCGTCCGCGATACAATGTATTATTGAAGGACGATAAGACGTATCCTTCGATCGTCATCAAGAACGAGCCCTTCCCGCGAATCTTCCAAACGCGCAATATTATTCGCGACGGCTCGCTGTATTACGGTCCCTATTCATCTGTGCATTTTATCCGCACGCTATTACACCTGATCAAAGAGCTTTACCCTATTCGTAATTGTAAACATGCACTGACGCCCGAGGCAATCCACGCAGGTAAGTATAAAGTCTGCTTGCAGTACCATATCAAGCGTTGTAAGGCGCCATGTGTGGGGATGCAGTTGGCGGAGGAATACAACAGGAACATCGCCGACATCAAGGAGATCCTGAAGGGAAACAGCTCCAAGGTGAGCGAACTGTTGCTCGAACGAATGAAGGTGCTTGCTGAAGAGATGCGTTTTGAAGAGGCGCAAGAGGTAAAGCGACAGTATGATTTGGTGGAAAGTTTCAGGCTGAAATCTACCGTTGTGCCGATGCTTCACAACGTGGACGTGTTCTCGTTGGACGAAAACGAGACGTCCTTTTTCATCAATTACATGCATGTTGGGAGCGGTGCAATCGTTCAGGTCTACACGATCGAGTATCAAAAGAAACTCGACGATGAACAGAAAGAATACGTCCTGGGGCTGGGTATTGTAGAGATGCGTGAGCGCTTTCGGAGCCATGCAAACGAGATTATTGTGCCGTTTATTCCTGAAGGCGTCTTCCCGGAAGGGATCAGCTTTACCGTTCCGCAAAGGGGGGATAAGCGGAAGTTGCTCGAGCTTTCACTTCAAAATGCGAAGCAGTATAAGGTGGATAAACTGAAGCGATCGGAGAAATTCAACCCGGAGCAACGTGCGACACGTCTGTTGACTACGATCCAAAAGGATTTGCATTTGCCCGTTTTACCGATGCAAATAGAGTGTTTCGACAACTCGAATATCCAGGGGACGAACCCCGTGGCTGCTTGTGTAGTGTTCAAGAAGGCGAAGCCGTCGAAGAAGGATTACCGCCATTTCCATATCAAAACCGTCGTGGGGCCTGACGACTTTGCTTCGATGCGAGAGATCGTCACACGGCGCTATACACGACTTCTGGAGGAGAAGGCACCGCTACCGCAGTTGATCATTATCGACGGGGGCAAGGGGCAGTTGAATGCGGCTACGGAGGTGCTTCGTGAGCTGAATCTGTTAGGCAAGATCACCATTGTTGGGTTGGCTAAGCGGCTTGAGGAAATCTTTTACCCCGGCGATCCGTTTCCGCTCGTGCTCGACAAGACGTCTGAAACGCTGAAAGTGATCCAGCATTTGCGCGACGAGGCGCACCGCTTTGGCATCACTTTTCACCGGCATATGCGCAGCAAGGGGCAGATCGTCTCCGAACTGGATACGATAAAAGGCATCGGGGAGAAGACGAAAGAGGCGCTGCTGAAGAAATACAAAAGCGTGAAGCGTATTCGAGAGGCACCGTCCGCGGAGCTCGAAGAGCTGATCGGAAAGAAAAAGGCCGCGTTGGTAGCCGAGGGATTAGGTATGGAAGTGCGTTGA
- the mnmG gene encoding tRNA uridine-5-carboxymethylaminomethyl(34) synthesis enzyme MnmG, which translates to MKFDYDVIVVGAGHAGCEAAAAAAGLGSKTLLITRDMNNMAQMSCNPAVGGIAKGQIVREIDALGGWMGRVTDRTTIQFRMLNRSKGPAMWSPRAQCDRAQFVRVWRETIEGIPNLYLWQDTVNQLLLDGQEVCGVRTQLGVEFHARCVVLTNGTFLNGLMHVGSVRFSGGRMAEPAVTDLTEQLVSLGFTADRMKTGTPVRIDGRSVHFEELTEQAGDLDPSRFSYLDNVRSDLKQLSCWTLYTNPACHEVLRSGLSESPLYNGSIKSIGPRYCPSIETKIMLFADKTQHQLFLEPEGERTNEYYLNGFSSSLPFDVQLRALQQLPAFRDIHLYRPGYAIEYDFFDPTELLHTLETKRISRLFFAGQINGTTGYEEAAGQGLIAGINAHLRCHSEEETFVLRRDEAYIGVLIDDLVTKGVDEPYRMFTSRAEYRILLRQDNADMRLTERAYRLGLADDYRYRLFLSKKQACEDVTNFIRSFSVTPERVNDLLLRLGTSPLEHACKLVDVLSRPQVKFTDAMNGIFEFREIIDAISANYRNEVLEAVEIDVKYGGYIKRERLVADKISRLENIRIKGRFDYASIQSLTIEARQKLARINPETLAQAGRIPGVSPNDINVLLVLLGR; encoded by the coding sequence ATGAAGTTTGATTACGACGTGATCGTGGTGGGTGCGGGTCATGCCGGCTGCGAAGCGGCAGCAGCGGCAGCTGGACTGGGTTCGAAGACACTGCTCATCACCCGCGACATGAATAACATGGCTCAGATGAGTTGCAACCCCGCTGTGGGGGGCATTGCCAAGGGGCAGATCGTTCGTGAGATCGATGCCTTGGGGGGATGGATGGGCCGTGTGACAGATCGCACGACGATTCAGTTCCGTATGCTGAATCGGAGCAAGGGACCAGCTATGTGGAGTCCGCGTGCGCAGTGTGATCGCGCTCAGTTCGTGCGTGTTTGGCGTGAAACAATCGAGGGAATCCCGAACCTCTATCTCTGGCAAGACACCGTGAACCAGCTTCTGCTCGATGGGCAAGAGGTTTGCGGTGTTCGGACGCAATTGGGCGTTGAATTTCACGCTCGTTGTGTCGTGCTGACTAACGGTACGTTCCTGAATGGTCTGATGCACGTAGGGAGTGTTCGGTTTTCGGGCGGTCGTATGGCTGAGCCAGCCGTTACAGATCTCACGGAGCAGCTTGTCTCGCTCGGCTTCACTGCCGACCGTATGAAGACGGGTACGCCGGTCCGAATTGATGGTCGAAGCGTTCATTTCGAGGAACTTACAGAGCAAGCAGGAGATCTTGATCCATCTCGATTCTCCTATTTGGACAATGTACGAAGCGATCTGAAGCAGTTGAGTTGCTGGACGCTCTACACCAATCCGGCCTGCCACGAAGTGTTGCGTAGCGGACTTTCCGAGTCACCACTTTACAACGGTAGTATCAAGAGTATTGGTCCCCGTTACTGTCCCAGCATCGAAACGAAAATCATGCTCTTTGCCGATAAAACGCAACACCAGCTCTTTCTCGAGCCCGAGGGCGAGCGGACGAACGAATACTACTTGAATGGCTTCTCCTCGTCGCTTCCGTTCGATGTGCAGCTTCGGGCGCTACAACAGCTCCCCGCCTTTCGCGATATTCATCTCTATCGCCCTGGTTACGCCATTGAATACGACTTCTTCGACCCGACGGAATTACTCCACACGCTTGAGACGAAACGTATCTCGCGTCTATTCTTTGCCGGACAGATCAACGGGACAACCGGCTATGAGGAGGCAGCAGGACAAGGGTTAATAGCGGGTATCAATGCGCACTTACGTTGCCATTCGGAGGAGGAGACGTTTGTCTTACGGCGTGACGAGGCTTATATCGGTGTACTGATCGACGACTTAGTAACGAAGGGTGTCGACGAGCCGTATCGCATGTTCACCTCCCGCGCGGAGTATCGCATCCTATTGCGTCAGGATAATGCAGATATGCGTCTGACCGAGCGTGCCTATCGTTTGGGTTTGGCAGACGACTATCGCTATCGATTATTCTTGAGTAAGAAGCAAGCGTGCGAGGATGTGACAAACTTCATTCGATCTTTTTCTGTCACGCCCGAACGGGTGAATGATTTACTGCTGCGTTTGGGCACATCGCCGCTGGAGCATGCATGCAAGTTGGTCGATGTATTGTCTCGTCCACAGGTCAAATTCACAGATGCAATGAATGGCATATTTGAGTTCAGAGAAATCATTGACGCCATTTCCGCGAATTATAGAAATGAAGTTTTGGAGGCTGTGGAGATCGATGTAAAGTATGGGGGCTACATCAAACGCGAGCGATTAGTGGCCGATAAAATCTCTCGACTGGAAAATATACGGATCAAGGGGCGTTTCGATTATGCGTCCATACAATCGCTCACCATTGAGGCACGACAGAAGCTCGCCCGGATCAATCCAGAAACACTCGCTCAGGCGGGGCGAATTCCAGGTGTTTCACCGAATGACATCAATGTGTTGCTTGTATTGCTCGGTCGGTGA
- a CDS encoding Fic family protein yields the protein MNEAIRYIDYDETLVVYRKMISASDGGFSGVRDEGGIRATLEFVRNDDYYPTFTDKLSYLVFTFCSRHYFTDGNKRIALTLGAYFLHKNERYWNACVFMKQFESIIYHIAASHISSDLLLRMMYAFMAGEDYDEALKLDIARATSLGELGVQGEDYDREESKE from the coding sequence ATGAATGAGGCGATCCGGTATATCGATTATGACGAGACGTTGGTAGTCTATCGTAAGATGATCTCAGCCAGCGACGGCGGATTCTCCGGTGTGCGCGACGAGGGTGGAATTCGAGCCACGTTGGAGTTCGTACGGAATGATGACTATTACCCCACGTTCACGGATAAGCTGTCCTACCTTGTCTTCACCTTCTGTTCAAGGCATTACTTCACGGATGGCAACAAGCGTATCGCACTGACCTTGGGGGCCTACTTCCTGCATAAGAACGAACGTTATTGGAACGCATGTGTCTTCATGAAGCAGTTTGAATCGATCATTTATCACATCGCGGCCTCGCATATCAGTTCTGACTTGTTGCTTCGCATGATGTATGCTTTCATGGCCGGCGAAGACTATGACGAGGCGCTGAAGTTGGATATAGCCCGTGCGACGAGCTTAGGAGAGTTAGGCGTACAAGGCGAAGACTACGACCGAGAGGAATCCAAGGAATAG
- a CDS encoding DNA-binding protein gives MKDLTTSDIERQNVLNNRFAVDEMQRQLGIEGMLFEGEYRFTKKMIADFYGVDVSTIDRYLTAYGDELKRNGYVLCQGKSLEAFKLQFDHLTNEAIKTRRLGLFNFRAFLNMGMLLAESEKAKAVRSLILDVVIATINERTGGGTKYINRRDVNYLTAAITEENYRKNLTSAINQYVFGHPTYKYAQVTDLIYEAVFREKAKEYRKILRLAPKDNVRQTLYAEVLLVISSFENGLAAYIEARFKKNGSVPLTIEDVAELIDELSEHPMQKPYIHDARTKMASRDYSFRDAYHGNIADYLRAVTPEEFERFIGDQSVDFDRILAENKDVLKRLKQAEDE, from the coding sequence ATGAAAGATCTGACTACATCAGACATTGAGCGCCAAAACGTGCTCAACAACCGTTTCGCTGTCGATGAAATGCAACGACAGCTTGGGATAGAGGGTATGCTCTTTGAAGGAGAATACCGATTCACGAAAAAGATGATCGCAGATTTCTACGGCGTGGACGTCTCGACAATAGACCGATACTTGACCGCGTACGGCGATGAGCTGAAGCGCAATGGATATGTTTTATGTCAAGGTAAATCGCTTGAAGCGTTCAAGTTACAATTTGATCACCTCACAAATGAGGCGATCAAAACCAGACGACTCGGACTCTTTAATTTCCGTGCCTTCCTGAACATGGGCATGCTGCTGGCCGAGAGCGAGAAGGCCAAAGCAGTTCGGAGCCTGATCTTGGATGTGGTCATCGCCACCATCAACGAAAGGACGGGAGGCGGGACGAAATACATCAACCGAAGGGATGTGAATTACCTGACCGCGGCCATTACGGAAGAGAATTATCGCAAGAACCTGACCTCGGCCATCAACCAATATGTGTTCGGGCATCCGACCTACAAGTATGCTCAGGTGACGGATCTCATCTATGAAGCCGTATTCAGAGAGAAGGCCAAGGAGTATCGTAAGATTCTTCGCTTAGCACCGAAAGACAATGTCCGGCAGACGTTGTATGCAGAGGTGCTGCTCGTCATTTCATCGTTTGAAAACGGACTGGCTGCATACATAGAAGCACGTTTTAAGAAGAATGGCAGCGTCCCACTTACCATCGAAGACGTGGCGGAGCTTATTGACGAACTGTCCGAGCACCCCATGCAAAAGCCCTATATCCATGACGCCAGAACGAAGATGGCCTCTCGCGATTATAGTTTCCGCGATGCCTATCACGGGAATATAGCAGACTATCTGCGGGCCGTCACACCGGAGGAGTTCGAGCGATTCATCGGCGATCAGTCGGTTGATTTCGATCGGATCCTGGCCGAGAATAAAGACGTACTCAAACGTTTGAAGCAGGCGGAGGATGAATGA